Proteins encoded within one genomic window of Setaria italica strain Yugu1 chromosome IV, Setaria_italica_v2.0, whole genome shotgun sequence:
- the LOC101765138 gene encoding uncharacterized protein At1g04910: MPLRRKVRPAGATARRAALRWWLLSLAATGAAVTAAAALLAVALHFSGSGPGAASSSASSGAPYRLSQPREAEELRWEQEVAPPQLASPQSRKLDGAAEKSLWLPAPSRRFVPCVAPSPEYKSPVASRGYLLVHTNGGLNQMRAGISDMVAVARILNATLIIPELDKKSFWHDRSNFSDVFDEEHFINSLANDVKVLKKLPKELVKAPKSVRYFKSWSGVDYYQEEISPLWDHRQVIRAAKSDSRLANNYLPTDIQKLRCRAFFQALRFAPPIEALGKLLVERMRSFGPYIALHLRYEKDMLAFSGCTYGLSQTESEELAMIRENTTYWKVKDIDPLEQRSHGYCPLTPKEVGMFLSALGYPSSTPVYIAAGEIYGGESHMVDLQSRFPILMNKEKLASAEELRPFSQYAAQMAALDYIVSVESHVFVPSYSGNMARAVAGHRRFLGHRKTISPDRKALVRLFDKVDRGLLKEGKKLSERILDIHRKRQGSPRKRKGPVSGTKGKDRFRSEEAFYENPLPDCLCQPGSPDSDDSLVSI; encoded by the exons ATGCCGCTGCGCCGGAAGGTGAGGCCCGCgggcgcgacggcgcggcgggcggcgctgcGGTGGTGGCTGCTCTCGCTCGCCGCCACGGGCGCCGcggtcaccgccgccgcagcgctgctcgccgtcgccctccacttctccggctccggccccggcgccgcctcgtcctccgcctcctccggcgcgCCCTACCGCCTCTCGCAGCCGCGGGAGGCCGAGGAGCTGCGGTGGGAGCAGGAGGtcgcgccgccgcagctcgcGTCGCCGCAGTCGCGAAAG CTGGACGGCGCGGCGGAGAAGAGCCTGTGGCTGCCGGCGCCATCGCGGCGGTTCGTGCCCTGCgtggcgccgtcgccggagtACAAAA GCCCGGTGGCATCGAGGGGGTACTTGCTCGTACACACCAATGGCGGTCTCAACCAGATGCGCGCTGGG ATCAGTGATATGGTGGCAGTTGCGCGCATACTTAATGCTACACTCATCATTCCAGAGCTTGATAAGAAATCATTTTGGCATGACAGAAG CAACTTTTCAGATGTCTTTGATGAAGAACACTTCATAAATTCTTTAGCAAATGATGTAAAAGTTTTGAAGAAACTGCCAAAGGAGTTGGTGAAAGCTCCAAAGTCTGTTAGGTACTTCAAGAGTTGGTCTGGAGTAGATTATTACCAGGAAGAGATTTCTCCACTGTGGGATCATCGCCAG GTCATTCGAGCTGCTAAGTCAGATTCTCGCCTTGCAAACAACTACCTTCCTACCGACATTCAGAAGCTTCGCTGTCGGGCCTTTTTTCAAGCACTTAGATTTGCTCCCCCAATTGAAGCTTTAGGCAAG CTATTGGTGGAGAGGATGAGATCATTTGGACCATATATAGCTTTGCATCTACGCTATGAGAAGGATATGCTTGCTTTTAGTGGGTGTACATATGGTTTATCTCAAACAGAATCAGAAGAACTTGCAATGATCAG AGAAAACACAACCTACTGGAAGGTGAAAGACATTGATCCATTAGAACAAAGATCCCATGGTTACTGCCCCTTGACACCAAAGGAGGTTGGCATGTTTCTTTCTGCCCTAGGATATCCGTCAAGCACCCCAGTGTACATAGCCGCAGGGGAAATATACGGAGGTGAATCTCATATGGTTGATTTGCAATCACGCTTCCCGATTCTGATGAACAAG GAGAAACTTGCCTCAGCCGAGGAGCTACGGCCTTTCAGCCAATACGCTGCTCAAATGGCAGCTCTGGATTACATTGTTTCGGTGGAGAGCCATGTCTTTGTCCCATCCTATTCGGGTAACATGGCACGTGCTGTTGCGGGTCATCGCCGTTTTCTTGGTCACCGGAAGACAATAAGTCCTGACAG GAAAGCATTAGTTCGATTGTTTGACAAAGTCGACAGAGGATTACTGAAGGAAGGCAAGAAGCTATCTGAAAGGATACTAGACATCCACCGGAAAAG ACAAGGCTCTCCACGGAAACGAAAAGGTCCAGTCTCAGGAACAAAGGGCAAAGATAGGTTTCGGTCAGAAGAGGCGTTTTATGAGAATCCTCTTCCCGACTGCCTGTGTCAACCAGGGTCTCCAGATAGCGATGATTCTCTTGTCAGCATCTAA